The Natrinema sp. DC36 genome includes the window GTGGGACGCGGCGTCCTACGAGGACGCGGTCGATACGCTCGCAGCGCACAACGACGAGGTAGTGTACAAGATCTGGGCCGGCGACTGGTGCAAGGACTGTCGCGCCCTGCTGCCCGATTTCGGCGCGGCGCTCGAGGCCGCCGCGGTCCCCGACGAGCGGATCGAGGAGTTCAGTCTGGACGAGGACAAGCAGGGTCCCGGCGTCGAGGAGTACGGTATCGAGTACATTCCGACGATCGTGGTCGAGAACGACGATGGCGAGGAAATTACGCGGTTCGTCGAGGAAGAGGACGTGCCGCCGGCGGTCTGGCTGGCCGACGAGATCGAAACCGCGACCGAGTCGGCGTAGTTCCAGTTCGATCGGACTGACCGACGAAGACGGCCAGCAGGCAACCCGAGGCGGTCAGATCGGGTTGATC containing:
- a CDS encoding thioredoxin family protein encodes the protein MSLETMRPNPTWDAASYEDAVDTLAAHNDEVVYKIWAGDWCKDCRALLPDFGAALEAAAVPDERIEEFSLDEDKQGPGVEEYGIEYIPTIVVENDDGEEITRFVEEEDVPPAVWLADEIETATESA